In Planctomycetia bacterium, the following proteins share a genomic window:
- a CDS encoding universal stress protein yields MKVFFAVDGSRESLNAVRQVGQLLAPAADAAAIYFAPPEVIFRRGGNVLAPVTDGVAVAVEPTTAAMQLSADKSLQEVAAAAVVETVVKEARRLLPEPLAAGARTITAQHTPREGILIESEKWGADLIVVGARGMSGFDTVLFGSVSRAVVHGSRIPVFVSRTDSEHRGDRPFHVLFASDGSVCSEAALAAATKLTLPRNTKVTAVTAIETLPPEVPEWMAQAGRSAEAAEMIDRWTRETERDKYRAHEELATLMTKQLPPFAGADVIVAEGHSAEQILKLLADRRIDLVVLGSQGKGFLKRLFIGSTSEKVLTHAPCSVLVAR; encoded by the coding sequence ATGAAAGTATTCTTCGCCGTCGACGGTTCCCGCGAATCCCTCAATGCCGTACGCCAGGTCGGACAGCTCCTCGCTCCCGCCGCCGACGCGGCGGCTATTTATTTTGCTCCGCCGGAGGTCATCTTTCGGCGCGGCGGCAACGTGCTCGCCCCGGTGACCGATGGCGTGGCCGTGGCCGTCGAACCGACCACCGCCGCAATGCAGCTTTCGGCCGACAAGAGTCTTCAGGAAGTTGCCGCGGCGGCGGTTGTGGAGACCGTCGTCAAGGAAGCTCGACGCCTCCTGCCCGAGCCCTTGGCTGCCGGTGCGAGGACCATTACGGCGCAACACACTCCGCGCGAGGGGATCCTAATCGAGTCCGAGAAGTGGGGAGCCGACCTCATCGTCGTCGGCGCTCGGGGTATGTCGGGTTTCGACACGGTCTTATTCGGGAGCGTCTCCCGAGCGGTCGTGCACGGTTCGCGCATCCCGGTGTTCGTGTCGCGAACCGATTCCGAGCACCGCGGCGATCGGCCGTTTCATGTGCTGTTCGCGTCCGATGGGTCCGTCTGCAGCGAAGCAGCTCTCGCCGCAGCGACCAAGTTGACACTGCCGCGCAATACGAAAGTGACAGCCGTGACGGCGATCGAAACCTTGCCGCCGGAAGTGCCCGAATGGATGGCTCAAGCCGGACGGAGCGCCGAAGCCGCGGAGATGATCGATCGCTGGACTCGCGAAACGGAGCGCGACAAGTACCGAGCCCACGAAGAGCTGGCAACGCTCATGACTAAGCAACTCCCGCCGTTCGCCGGAGCCGACGTCATCGTCGCCGAGGGACACTCCGCCGAGCAAATCCTCAAACTCCTGGCGGATCGCCGGATCGATCTCGTCGTTCTCGGCTCGCAGGGAAAAGGTTTTTTGAAACGGCTGTTCATCGGCAGCACGAGCGAGAAAGTGCTCACGCATGCTCCCTGCTCGGTCCTCGTCGCTCGTTGA
- a CDS encoding 4Fe-4S dicluster domain-containing protein yields MSSESKPSAVPLFLAHDGLASLMRELQRRGYTVVGPTIRQGAIVYEPLASIDDLPRGWTDRQEAGTYRLERRADDRYFGYVIGPQSWKQFLFPPVATIATAMATDSGWSVQAADCSEPPRFAFLGMRACELAAVVVQDRVFLQKDYSDPTYQARREQAFFIAVNCTQAAPTCFCTSMKTGPRCTKDFDLALTELDTGFILEIGSVRGSELASTLQLRSATATELSDADNGRSRAVTEQTRSLPVDEVRDVLMKNLHHPQWADVAERCLSCTNCTMVCPTCFCSSVHEVSDLDVTQVERRRTWDSCFNFDFSYMNGGVVRNTVSSRYRQWLTHKLATWHDQFGSSGCVGCGRCITWCPVGIDLTAEVAAIQGNAS; encoded by the coding sequence ATGAGCAGCGAGTCCAAACCAAGCGCCGTTCCTCTATTTCTCGCGCACGACGGACTTGCGAGCCTGATGCGCGAACTACAACGGCGCGGTTACACGGTCGTCGGGCCGACGATTCGTCAAGGCGCGATCGTATACGAACCATTAGCGTCGATCGATGATTTGCCGCGCGGCTGGACCGATCGGCAGGAAGCCGGAACGTATCGCCTCGAACGTCGTGCCGACGATCGCTATTTCGGCTACGTCATCGGTCCGCAATCTTGGAAACAATTCCTTTTTCCGCCGGTGGCCACGATTGCGACGGCCATGGCGACGGACTCGGGTTGGAGCGTTCAAGCCGCGGATTGTAGCGAGCCGCCGCGATTCGCTTTCCTCGGAATGCGGGCCTGCGAGCTCGCGGCCGTCGTCGTGCAAGATCGCGTGTTCCTGCAGAAAGATTACTCCGACCCAACATATCAGGCCCGGCGGGAGCAAGCCTTTTTCATTGCGGTGAACTGCACGCAAGCCGCGCCGACGTGCTTCTGCACTTCGATGAAGACCGGCCCGCGGTGTACCAAGGACTTCGACTTAGCTCTCACCGAACTCGATACCGGATTCATTCTGGAAATCGGCAGCGTGCGCGGCAGCGAACTCGCTTCGACGTTGCAACTCCGATCGGCGACGGCAACCGAACTTTCCGACGCCGACAACGGAAGAAGCCGTGCCGTCACGGAACAAACGCGCTCGCTTCCGGTCGATGAGGTGCGCGACGTACTGATGAAGAATCTGCATCATCCGCAGTGGGCCGATGTCGCCGAGCGCTGCCTGTCATGTACCAACTGCACGATGGTCTGCCCGACATGCTTTTGCAGCTCCGTTCACGAGGTTTCGGATCTCGATGTCACGCAAGTCGAGCGACGTCGAACTTGGGACTCCTGCTTCAACTTCGACTTCAGTTACATGAACGGCGGGGTCGTTCGCAACACCGTGAGCTCCCGCTATCGTCAGTGGTTGACGCATAAACTGGCGACTTGGCACGACCAGTTCGGATCCTCCGGCTGCGTCGGTTGCGGACGATGCATCACCTGGTGCCCGGTCGGCATCGATCTGACTGCGGAAGTCGCCGCGATTCAAGGGAACGCGTCGTGA
- a CDS encoding FAD/NAD(P)-binding protein → MNPWGAHSAEIVAIDAESPGVATYHVRLTERSVRETYSCAPGRFNMLYLPGVGEAAISVSGRDSAAETWLHTIRTAGSVTQTLAGLGVGGKLALRGPFGTAWPTELFAGRDIVFVSGGIGLAPLRPAIEWALEHRRSIGRITLLHGARNPQTILYADRFAEWRRRGLQVEVTVDRGDPGWLGPVGVVTLLVDRHRPVDPGKTLLLTCGPDIMMRYVATSALARGLEPTQLWLSLERNMQCAVGFCGHCQLGPAFICKDGPIIRYDRVSSYLDVEGL, encoded by the coding sequence ATGAACCCTTGGGGGGCTCATTCCGCCGAGATTGTCGCCATCGACGCCGAATCGCCCGGCGTCGCGACTTATCATGTGCGACTGACTGAGAGGTCCGTCCGCGAAACGTACTCTTGCGCGCCGGGCCGATTCAACATGCTCTATCTTCCGGGCGTGGGAGAAGCCGCGATCAGCGTCAGCGGGCGCGATTCAGCCGCCGAGACTTGGCTTCACACGATTCGGACCGCAGGGAGCGTCACGCAAACGCTGGCGGGTCTTGGAGTCGGCGGCAAGCTCGCGCTGCGCGGCCCCTTCGGGACCGCGTGGCCGACGGAACTTTTCGCCGGACGTGATATCGTGTTCGTGAGCGGCGGGATCGGTCTGGCTCCACTCCGCCCGGCGATCGAATGGGCGCTCGAGCATCGCAGGTCGATCGGACGAATTACGCTGCTTCACGGGGCTCGCAATCCTCAAACGATCCTGTACGCCGACCGCTTCGCCGAGTGGCGCCGCCGCGGCCTGCAGGTCGAGGTGACCGTCGATCGAGGGGATCCCGGTTGGCTCGGACCGGTCGGAGTCGTTACGTTGTTGGTGGATCGCCATCGACCCGTCGATCCCGGCAAGACGCTGTTGCTGACATGCGGACCCGACATCATGATGCGGTATGTAGCGACAAGCGCACTGGCTCGAGGTCTGGAACCGACGCAACTCTGGTTGTCGCTGGAACGTAACATGCAATGCGCGGTCGGGTTCTGCGGTCATTGCCAACTCGGACCGGCCTTCATTTGTAAAGACGGCCCGATCATCCGCTACGATCGAGTCTCCTCCTATCTCGACGTGGAGGGACTCTAA